A genomic segment from Triticum dicoccoides isolate Atlit2015 ecotype Zavitan chromosome 1A, WEW_v2.0, whole genome shotgun sequence encodes:
- the LOC119272761 gene encoding mitochondrial inner membrane protein OXA1-like: MAFAARRSLASRFSHHLTRRFHPSVPHLLTRSNDDDPPSPSSQPQPLPSFRSPLPPASRAAQTLHHLLPFSLHHSGLPRRGFSSSAPAPAPDPPGEVDAAASVLVDAAEAVASSVPAPFPGEVAAAAADSFFPVAALQYLIDYVHTFTGLNWWACIVLTTVLIRTATIPVLVSQLKSSQKLNAIKPEMEAIKDAMDSPDPKAALEGKYKMTALFQKHGVSPFSPLKGMLIQGPMFMSFFFAINNMVEKVPSMKAGGVFWFTDLTTPDPLYICPVLAALTFLVTVELNLQEGMEGNSMADKMKTFSRGMALMTVPFTMNFAKGIFCYWVTSNLFSLVYGIVIRRPAVRKLFNLPAWEAPSAPALNSALNMFGGSKAVPSEKSPLALTAAQQSSLEKPDAAALGYRVKNLEKKGKSRAKSRKRR, translated from the exons ATGGCGTTCGCCGCGCGGAGGAGCCTCGCCTCCCGCTTCTCCCACCACCTCACCCGCCGCTTCCACCCATCCGTCCCGCATCTGCTCACCCGCTCCAACGACGACGACCCCCCGAGCCCCTCATCTCAGCCACAGCCACTCCCGTCATTCCGCTCCCCGCTCCCGCCCGCTTCCAGAGCAGCCCAAACCCTACACCACCTCCTCCCCTTCTCTCTCCACCACTCGGGGCTACCTCGCCGCGGCTTCTcctcctccgcccccgcccccgccccggaCCCACCCGGAGAGGTTGATGCTGCCGCGAGCGTCCTTGTCGACGCCGCGGAGGCGGTGGCTTCGTCGGTGCCGGCGCCGTTCCCGGGGGAggtggcagccgccgccgccgactccttCTTCCCCGTCGCCGCGCTGCAGTACCTCATTGACTACGTACATACCTTCACCGGTCTCAACTG GTGGGCTTGTATCGTGTTAACGACGGTGCTGATCCGGACCGCTACGATACCAGTGCTGGTTAGCCAGCTGAAGTCCTCCCAGAAGCTAAAT GCAATAAAACCAGAGATGGAAGCCATTAAGGATGCAATGGAT AGTCCGGATCCAAAAGCAGCGTTAGAGGGGAAGTATAAAATGACCGCACTCTTTCAAAA GCATGGTGTTAGTCCATTTAGTCCACTAAAAGGAATGCTAATCCAAGGGCCAATGTTCATGAGCTTTTTCTTTGCT ATAAATAACATGGTTGAGAAAGTCCCTTCAATGAAAGCAGGAGGAGTATTTTGGTTTACTGATCTGACAACCCCGGATCCTCTTTACATCTGTCCTGTGTTAGCAGCACTGACCTTCTTGGTCACAGTGGAG CTTAACCTGCAGGAAGGAATGGAGGGCAATTCTATGGCTGATAAAATGAAGACATTTTCTAGAGGAATGGCACTCATGACAGTCCCGTTCACAATGAATTTTGCCAAG GGAATTTTCTGTTACTGGGTCACGTCGAACTTGTTCTCCCTCGTATATGGTATTG TTATTCGTCGACCCGCTGTGAGGAAGTTGTTTAATCTTCCTGCTTGGGAAGCTCCGTCTGCACCTGCGCTGAATTCAGCCTTGAATATGTTTGGTGGATCCAAGGCAGTACCTTCAGAAAAGTCACCTTTAGCACTCACGGCAGCCCAGCAATCTTCTTTGGAGAAACCTGATGCTGCCGCTCTTGGGTATCGGGTAAAAAATCTTGAAAAGAAGGGGAAATCTAGAGCCAAATCTCGGAAGCGCAGGTAA
- the LOC119272772 gene encoding mitochondrial inner membrane protein OXA1-like yields the protein MALAAAARRSLASGGLSGPLARRLHPSLAQLLPSNSSGDPLKPSPLPPPPAPRPFHFALAPRGTSQTLSFPPFGLHLFPGPSRRSFSSSRDTGFTDTLTDAAHSAASAAVPASFPGEVAWAAEDSSMAVAAVQHLIDVIHSFTGLNWWISIALSTVLLRCGMFTISTLVNKRLYGMRQDLEQYIKWVKNTKGEKSIQELADAADPMVRKLGFLPTLHIIVTPYTFITLYSAISNMVEKVPSLKGGGALWFPDLTTPDALCIFPMITSLFIMLRFEVNYGVAAKRTERSRKMEDNVRQVVRAMSLLPMLWTATLPQAISCSLVTWSSLSLAERIALEQPAVQKVLYGTPLKQRKCSCDGQKGPTAEDDAPSVKEQEEPVSPETKKSSDGSTHREESDMKSTKDG from the exons ATGGCGTTGGCCGCGGCCGCGCGCAGAAGCCTCGCATCCGGTGGCCTCTCCGGCCCCCTCGCCCGCCGCCTCCATCCGTCACTGGCCCAGCTGCTTCCATCCAACTCCTCCGGCGATCCTCTAAAGCCCTCGCCCCTTCCACCCCCACCCGCACCACGACCGTTTCACTTCGCGCTCGCCCCTCGCGGGACATCCCAAACCCTAAGCTTCCCCCCGTTCGGTCTTCACCTCTTCCCCGGGCCATCCCGCCGCAGCTTCTCCTCTTCCCGCGACACTGGCTTCACCGACACCCTCACCGATGCCGCCCATTCCGCAGCGTCCGCGGCGGTCCCAGCGAGCTTCCCCGGCGAGGTGGCATGGGCCGCGGAGGACTCATCAATGGCCGTCGCGGCGGTGCAGCATCTCATCGACGTGATCCATTCCTTCACCGGTCTGAACTG GTGGATTTCTATTGCTCTCTCCACAGTGCTGCTACGCTGTGGGATGTTCACAATTTCGACGCTTGTCAATAAACGACTATAT GGTATGCGTCAGGACCTTGAACAATACATCAAGTGGGTAAAGAAT ACTAAGGGTGAGAAATCAATACAAGAACTTGCAGATGCAGCAGATCCTATGGTCAGAAA GCTTGGTTTTCTGCCAACTCTTCACATCATTGTGACACCATATACCTTTATAACTCTTTACAGTGCT ATATCAAACATGGTTGAGAAAGTTCCATCTTTAAAAGGGGGTGGAGCTTTATGGTTTCCTGATCTGACGACCCCTGATGCTCTTTGCATCTTTCCCATGATAACATCACTGTTCATCATGCTTCGCTTTGAG GTCAACTATGGTGTTGCAGCAAAACGTACAGAACGCTCTCGCAAGATGGAAGATAATGTAAGGCAGGTTGTGAGAGCAATGTCTCTTCTACCTATGCTGTGGACAGCTACCCTTCCTCAG GCGATTTCTTGTTCCTTGGTCACCTGGAGTTCTCTAAGTCTTGCAGAAAGGATAG CTCTCGAACAGCCAGCTGTGCAGAAAGTACTATATGGCACCCCCTTGAAACAAAGAAAATGTTCTTGTGATGGACAGAAGGGCCCAACTGCTGAAGATGATGCCCCTTCTGTCAAAGAGCAGGAAGAGCCCGTTTCCCCAGAGACAAAGAAATCTTCTGATGGTAGCACTCACAGAGAAGAGTCCGATATGAAATCGACCAAAGACGGTTAA